The following proteins are encoded in a genomic region of Mycobacterium kiyosense:
- a CDS encoding diacylglycerol O-acyltransferase encodes MAESGGALGSSDELGPVDYLLHRGEAHPRTRSGIMALELLDTTPDWNRFRTRFEHASRKVLRLRQKVVVPTLPTAAPRWVVDPDFNLDFHVRRVRVAEPGTLREVFDLAEVMLQSPMDISRPLWTATLVEGLPDGKAATLLHLSHAVTDGVGSVEMFAEIYDGEREPPARPVPPQPIPEDLTPNDLMREGINHLPLAIVGGALGVLTGAVSAAGRAVLDPVSTVSGIVGYATSGARVLNRAAEPSPLLRRRSLTSRTEAIDIRLSDLHKAAKAAGGSINDAYLAGLCGALRRYHEALGVPIRTLPMAVPVNLRAEGDAGGGNNFTGVNLAAPVGTVDPVARIKKIRAQMTQRRDEPAMNIIGSIAPVLSVLPTAVLEGITGSVVGSDVQASNIPVYPGDTYIAGAKVLRQYGIGPLPGVAMMVVLISRGGWCTITARYDRASVRKDDLFAQCLLDGFDEILALAGDPPARAVPASFEAKAAAEASRSVSGS; translated from the coding sequence ATGGCTGAGTCCGGCGGTGCGCTCGGGTCGTCCGACGAACTCGGACCTGTGGACTATCTGTTGCACCGGGGCGAGGCGCATCCACGGACGCGTTCGGGAATCATGGCGCTGGAGCTGCTGGACACCACCCCAGACTGGAACCGCTTCCGCACCCGCTTCGAGCACGCATCCCGAAAAGTGTTGCGGCTGCGGCAAAAGGTGGTGGTGCCCACCCTCCCGACGGCCGCGCCGCGGTGGGTGGTCGACCCCGATTTCAACCTCGACTTCCACGTGCGTCGGGTACGGGTGGCCGAACCCGGCACGTTGCGCGAAGTGTTCGATCTGGCCGAGGTGATGCTGCAGTCGCCAATGGACATCTCACGCCCGCTGTGGACGGCCACCCTGGTCGAGGGCCTGCCCGACGGTAAGGCGGCCACGCTGCTGCACCTGAGCCATGCGGTCACCGATGGGGTGGGCAGCGTCGAGATGTTCGCCGAGATCTACGACGGGGAGCGAGAACCGCCGGCGCGTCCGGTGCCGCCGCAACCCATCCCGGAGGATCTGACCCCTAACGACCTGATGCGCGAGGGCATCAACCACCTGCCTCTCGCGATCGTCGGGGGTGCCCTGGGCGTGCTGACCGGTGCGGTGTCGGCGGCCGGGCGCGCAGTGCTGGATCCGGTGTCCACCGTCTCGGGAATCGTCGGCTACGCCACTTCTGGTGCCCGCGTGCTCAACCGGGCCGCCGAGCCGTCACCGCTGCTGCGCCGGCGCAGCCTGACAAGTCGCACCGAGGCGATCGACATCCGGCTGTCCGATCTGCACAAGGCGGCCAAGGCCGCCGGCGGCTCCATCAACGACGCCTACCTGGCTGGTCTGTGCGGGGCGCTGCGTCGCTACCACGAGGCGCTCGGGGTGCCGATCAGGACCCTGCCGATGGCGGTGCCGGTGAATCTGCGGGCCGAAGGCGATGCGGGCGGCGGCAACAATTTCACCGGAGTCAATCTGGCCGCACCGGTCGGCACCGTCGACCCGGTGGCCCGGATCAAGAAGATCCGCGCGCAGATGACCCAACGCCGGGACGAGCCGGCGATGAACATCATCGGGTCTATTGCGCCGGTGCTGAGCGTGCTGCCGACGGCGGTGCTCGAGGGCATCACCGGCTCGGTCGTCGGCTCCGACGTACAGGCAAGCAACATCCCGGTCTACCCGGGCGACACCTACATCGCTGGCGCAAAGGTGTTGCGGCAGTACGGTATCGGACCGCTGCCCGGTGTCGCCATGATGGTCGTGTTGATCTCCCGCGGTGGGTGGTGCACCATCACCGCGCGCTATGACCGGGCGTCGGTGCGAAAGGACGACTTGTTCGCGCAGTGCCTACTGGATGGGTTCGACGAGATCCTCGCGCTTGCCGGTGATCCGCCGGCGCGTGCGGTGCCCGCGTCCTTCGAGGCCAAGGCCGCGGCCGAGGCTTCTCGATCGGTATCGGGCTCATGA
- the lipQ gene encoding carboxylesterase LipQ, whose amino-acid sequence MAGWLATEFPPHVVTGHALTRIAPPSINRVGANWAAQRAGEALNAALEHAFGPDFRDLVYHPTTNRSVLPRRGLLPKPKPGPHRRYAAKTSNISYGPGGNEHLLDIWRRPDLAPGHRAPVLIQVPGGAWSVNGKRPQAYTLMSRMVELGWICVSINYSKSPRAKFPAHIVDVKRAIAWVRENIGDYGGDSDFIAITGGSAGGHLASLAALTPNDPTFQPGFERADTTVQAVAPYYGVYDFTDFDNMHEMMLPFLEQFVLKARFDKHPDRFVAASPISYVHSEAPPFFVLHGERDELVPSGQARAFCAALRGAGAATVSYAELANAHHAFDITPTVRSRLAADAVADFLGVVYGRRESAELSSFALSASPAS is encoded by the coding sequence GTGGCCGGCTGGCTGGCCACCGAATTTCCGCCGCACGTGGTGACCGGGCACGCGCTGACCCGGATCGCTCCGCCCTCGATCAACCGGGTGGGCGCCAACTGGGCCGCGCAGCGCGCCGGCGAGGCGCTCAACGCTGCGCTCGAGCACGCGTTCGGTCCTGATTTCCGCGACCTGGTGTACCACCCGACCACCAACCGGTCGGTCTTGCCGCGGCGCGGCTTGCTGCCCAAGCCCAAGCCCGGCCCGCATCGCCGCTACGCGGCCAAAACCTCCAACATCTCCTACGGTCCGGGCGGCAACGAGCATCTGCTGGACATCTGGCGCCGTCCCGACCTGGCGCCCGGGCATCGGGCGCCGGTGCTGATCCAGGTGCCCGGCGGCGCGTGGAGCGTCAACGGCAAGCGTCCGCAGGCCTACACGCTGATGAGCCGGATGGTCGAACTCGGCTGGATCTGCGTGTCGATCAACTACAGCAAGAGCCCGCGGGCCAAGTTTCCGGCCCACATCGTCGATGTCAAGCGGGCCATCGCCTGGGTTCGCGAGAACATCGGCGACTACGGCGGCGACTCCGACTTCATCGCCATCACCGGCGGCTCAGCGGGTGGACACCTTGCCTCGCTGGCCGCGCTCACCCCTAACGACCCGACGTTCCAGCCGGGCTTCGAGCGCGCCGACACCACGGTCCAGGCTGTTGCGCCCTACTACGGCGTCTACGACTTCACCGACTTCGACAATATGCACGAAATGATGCTGCCGTTCCTGGAGCAGTTCGTGCTGAAGGCCCGTTTCGACAAGCATCCGGACCGCTTCGTCGCCGCCTCGCCGATTTCCTACGTGCACAGCGAGGCGCCGCCGTTCTTCGTGCTGCACGGTGAGCGCGACGAACTGGTGCCCAGCGGCCAGGCCAGAGCTTTCTGCGCGGCGCTGCGCGGCGCCGGGGCCGCCACGGTGTCCTACGCCGAACTGGCCAACGCGCATCACGCATTCGACATCACCCCGACCGTGCGGTCCAGGCTGGCCGCCGACGCCGTCGCCGACTTCCTCGGCGTCGTCTATGGACGTCGGGAGAGCGCAGAACTCAGTTCGTTCGCGTTGTCGGCCTCGCCGGCCAGCTGA